One Gordonia pseudamarae genomic window, TGGGCCGACAGTCCGCTCGACGCGAACCCCGACGGCGTGGTGGCCGTGAGGGAGGCCTACCTGGCACGCGGGCTCGTGGTGCATCCCGGAATCCGGGCCACGGTGTTCGTGCCGGAAACAGAATCCTCGACCTCGCATACGCGCGGCCTGCTGCCCGACACGGTGCCGCGTGCCGACGCCGTGTTCAATCTTTCGCGCTCGGCACTGGCCGTGGTGGCGTTGACCACCGCGCCGGAATGCCTGATCGATGCGACCGTCGACCGGTTGCACCAGCCGTACCGGGCGCCGTCGATGCCACAGAGCGCCGAGCTGGTGGTGGCGCTGCGCGAGCGTGGATATGCCGCGATGGTGTCGGGAGCGGGCCCGTCGGTACTGGTCCTGAGTACGGATGCGGTCACCGACGAGGTCGACGCGCTGGCGCACGGAATCGGGTTCGCGACCTGGCCGGTCGAGATCGCCGAGGGCGTCGAGATCTCCTGGTGAGTGGCATCGGCCGAATGGTCGGCTGACCGTCAATTGTGTTTTCGGGCGTGTTACCCGTAGTATGCGAAAACGGCTAGCGTATTATGGGTCTCGGCCCCGCAGAGTTTTCTGCCACGTTTCTCCTCCACACTCCGGCACACCGATCCGTGGTGCCGGCCGGTACTTCGGCATCATGGAGCTGTACTGGTCGGCGCGATGACACTGCTGAGCACAGCGGTGCGGCCATGGTGAATCGCAGCCCGGCCACGAGCCAGGTCATCAGATGTGGAGCATGAAGAAGCGGGGATTCTCGTGGCGCACACCCCGAATACATTCCCCGACAACGTCCACCCGGGACGTACATCCTTCCGCTGAGCGCAGCGGGGGGCAGCCTAGACCCCGGTCTCATTGCTCGAGATCAGGGGAACGAAAGGACATCCGTGACCGATACGGACGTGATCACCGCACCGAAGAGCAGGGCGCGTGCCGGACTTTCCGGCATGGTCCTGACCGAATTGCGTGCTCTGGCCGGTGAGCTGGGCATCAAGGGTACTTCGGGTATGCGCAAGGGCGACTTGATCGCCGCGATCAAGGAACGTCAGGGCGGAGCAGATCAGCTCACCTTGACCGCTGACGTGCCCAAGAGCGCGGACGAGGCGAAGACGGTGAAGGCGAAGGCGCCGCGCACGACGCGTGCGACCCGCACGGCGAAGGCGCCCGCGGATGCCGACTCCGTCGCCCCGGTCCGGGGCGACGCCGACAGAACTTCGGCCGCCACCGACAACGGCACAGGTCAGGAGCCCGCGGTGGAAGCCCGCGGTAGTGATTCCGACCGGCAGGAGCCGGGCCAGAAGGAATCGGGCCAGAAGGAATCGGGCCGGAACGACGGCGGAAAGGGCGAGACGGCCCGTGCCGACGACCAGCCGTCGGACGGTACGCAGGGCGAGGGTCGAAACAATCGCAATCGCAACCGTAATCAGCAGGTCCAGAACAACAACCAGCGCAACGAAAACCAGCGCGGGGACAACAACCAGCGCAACGAAAACCAGCGCGGGGAGAACCAGCAGGGCCGGAATCAGTCAGGTGGTGGCCAGAACGGCCCGCGCGACGACGACGAGGACGGCGGCCGGGGCGGCAGGCGCGGCAGGCGATTCCGCGAGCGCCGTCGTGGGCGCGACCGCGACTCGTCCCCCTCGGGTGAGCCGCAGATCTCCGATGACGACGTATTGCAGCCGGTCGCGGGCATCCTCGATGTCCTGGACAACTACGCGTTCGTGCGTACCTCGGGCTACCTGGCAGGCCAGAACGACGTCTATGTGTCGATGAACTTGGTGCGCCGCTACGGCCTGCGTCGTGGTGACGCAGTCACCGGCGCGGTGAAGGTGCCCAAGGACGGCGAGCAGGCCAACCAGCGGCAGAAGTTCAACCCGCTGGCCCGGCTGGATACCGTCAACGGCGGTGACCCCGATGCTGCGCGCAAGCGTCCGGAGTTCAACAAGCTCACCCCGCTGTATCCCAATCAGCGGTTGCGTCTGGAAACCACGCCAGATCGGCTCGACACGCGGGTGATCGATCTGATCATGCCGATCGGCAAGGGTCAGCGCGCACTGATCGTGTCGCCGCCGAAGGCCGGTAAGACGACGATCCTGCAGGACATCGCCAACGCGATCACCACCAACAACCCCGAATGTCACCTGATGGTGGTGCTGGTGGACGAGCGACCCGAAGAGGTCACCGATATGCAGCGCTCGGTGAAGGGTGAGGTCATCGCCTCCACCTTCGACCGCCCGCCGTCAGATCACACCTCGGTCGCCGAACTGGCCATCGAACGGGCCAAGCGCCTGGTGGAGCAGGGCAAGGACGTGGTGGTGCTGCTCGACTCGATCACCCGCCTGGGTCGTGCCTACAACAACGCCTCGCCGGCGTCGGGGCGCATCCTGTCCGGTGGTGTTGATTCGACCGCCCTGTACCCGCCCAAGCGGTTCCTGGGCGCGGCCCGCAACATCGAGAACGGTGGTTCGCTCACCATCATCGCCTCCGCGCTGGTGGAAACCGGATCGACCGGCGACACCGTCATCTTCGAGGAGTTCAAGGGCACCGGCAACGCCGAGCTCAAACTCGATCGCAAGATCGCCGAACGCCGTGTGTTCCCCGCGGTCGACGTGAACCTGTCGAGCACCCGTAAGGACGAGCTGCTGCTCTCGCCCGAGGAGTTCGCGATCGTGCACAAACTGCGTCGCGTGCTCAGCGGATTGGACTCGCAGCAGGCGATCGACCTGTTGATCTCACAGCTGAAGAAGTCGAAGACCAACATCGAATTCCTGATGCAGGTCCAGTCGAACGCCCCCGGAGCCATGAAAGACGACTGATCAGCAAGACGACTGATCAGCAGGACGACCGATCGGCAGTAGATCCGACCACGAACGCCCCCGAAAGCCGGTACTCCGGCGATCGGGGGCGTTCGTGGTGGTGTAGGCGGTGATTCAGGCGGCGAGGTCGCTGATGAGCTGATCCCATGCCTCCGAGGTGATGGGCGCCACCGGCCCGGTCTGGGTGGCCACGAAACTGCACCGGCCGTGCCGGTCGTACAGCTCGATGGCACCGGTGGGCCCGCACGCACCCTGGGACCAGCTGATCCAGCATTCCTCGACGAGGTTGAAGTTGATCATCACGCGGGCGGTGCCCGAAGCGATCACCATCGTCCCGTTGTGCTCTCGGCAGCCGTCGAGAACGGCATGGCGAACCTGTAGGCATCCGGTGGCGACAGCGCACAGCGTCACCCGCATACCCAACAGCGAGGCGTGTTCGAGGGCGGCGATTACCTGATCCGAGTCGACCCGGACCGCACGGGGTGCTGCCGTGGTGTCGGGTCTGGTCAGGCGGGCCAGGCGCTGGGTACCGCAGTCGTCGAGCATGGCGTCGAACAGCGCGATCTGATCGTCGTCGGGCACCGACGCCGACGACGGTTCCGGCATCTGTTCGTCCCGGGATCCGGCGTCGTCTTCACGCGCGGGCACGGCCAGCGAGAGCGCCTCGAAGGCCAGCCGGTCCGACTGTTCGGTCAGATATGTCGCGTGGGCGGTGTTGCCGTCGGTGTCGAACAGCCGCAGCGTGGGCGGTACGTGCGCGGCGGGCTCGGTGACCAGGATCTTCCCGAGACGTCGCGGGTTGATGCGCAACGAGATGTGCGTGTCGTCGAACTTCAGCGGGCCGCCCATCTCGACGGGCGCGCAGTGCGTGCCCACATCGTTCATGATGACCGGGCCCGCGACGGTCACCCCGACGACGCGGTCGAGCAGCGGGAGCGTGCCGGCCAACTCGGTGACGGGTGTGTCCAGCACCGTCCCGGCAAAACCGGGGGTGGCCAGCAGCGTGTCCAGATCGCTCGTGGTCTGCCGCGCCCGGCCCGGACAGTAACAGCCCGATGCGTTGGCGCATCCGTGCCCGGTGACGCCGGTGACCTCGTGGTCGCCGGCGGTACCGGAATCGTCGGGTGTCCTGTCCGGGGAATCGGGCATCGTCGCCGCTTTCCTTTCTGGCTCGCGCCTGGAGCCGCGTTAGTACACGTCGCGCAGATAGCGCTTGTCGGATTTAAGCTTGCTGATGTAGGTCTCGGCGTCATTCGCCGAGAGCTTGCCGTGCTGCGCGATGATCTCGTGCAGTGCCTCATCGACGTCGTGCGCCATCCGGGTGGCGTCGCCGCACACGTAGACGTGGGCGCCCGATTCCAGCCACGAGAAGAATTCGGCGCCCTTCTCGAGCATCCTGTTCTGGACGTAGACCTTGTGCTCCTGGTCCCGCGAGAACGCCAGGTCGAGGTGGGTGAGCACGCCGTCGGTGACGAACTGCCCGAACTCGTCGGCGTAAATGAAGTCGCTCGAGCGGTGCTGGTCGCCGAAGAACAGCCAGTTGTCGCCGGTCGCGCCACGGGAGACCCGCTCGTGCAGGAACGCGCGGAACGGTGCGACACCGGTGCCGGGGCCGATCATGATGACCTTCGCGTCGTCGGCGGGCAGCCGGAACGACTTGTTGGGGGTGATGTACACACCCACCTGCTCGCCCACGGCCCGACGATCGGCGAGGTAGGTCGAACACACACCGCCGCGGTCGCGGTCACCGGTGCGGTACCGGACGGCCGCCATGGTGATGTGGACCGATCCGGAGTGCACGCGCGGGCTCGAGGAGATCGAGTAGACGCGGGCCGCGAGTGGTTTGAGCTCGGCGATCAGTTCCTCGGGGGTGATCGTCAGATCGGGGTCGACATTGAGGACGTCGAGGACGTCGCGCCCGTACAGCCACGCGTCGAGTGCCTCGTGGTCGCCGGTGTCGACGAGGTGGCCGATCTCGGGATCGTTGGTGCGTTTGGCGATGTAGTCGACGAGGTACTTGGTGGGCACCCCGATCTCGTAGTGGTGGGTGAGTGCCTCGCGCAGGGTGTGTTCGGTCTTGCGATCCTTGATCACCTCGTCGCCGGTGGCACCGATCCGCTTGAGGATCAGGTCGACGACCGCGGGGTCGTTGACGGCCGCGATGCTGATACCGTCGCCCGGCTCGTAGGCGATCCCGCTGTCACCGAGCGAGATCTCGATGTGGCGTACCTCTTTGGCCGAGGTGGCGCCGGACAGGACCGAGTTGGTGACGATGGTCGCCGGATAGGGGTTTTTCCGGCCCCAGTCGGACTTGCCGGTGGCCTTCGCGGGTGCCTTGGGGGCGGAGGCCTCGGTGGCCGGGCTGTCGGACGGTTCCGGGGCGCCGGGTTCGGGAATGACGATCTCGGGAGCGGCCGTCTCGGTGACGGCGGTCTCGGGGGCGGGAACCTCGGCGGCCTCGGGTTCGGCGACGGCCGACGCCGGTTCGGCACCGGCGGCGGCGAGCGCGGGCAGCGCCTCGGCGACCCAGTCGTCGGCCGGTCCCTGATAGTCCACGTCGCAGTCGACGCGGTCGATCACCCGGATAGCGCCCAGTTCGGCGAGCCGGGCATCGAAGTTCTTGCCGGCCTGGCAGAAACCGTCGTAGATGGAGTCGCCGAGCGCGACGACGCCGAAATAGGTGCCGTCCAGCCGCGGCGCTCCCGGTCCGGCGACCTCCTGCCAGAAGTCCTCGGCATCGTCGGGCATCTCGCCCTCGCCGTAGGTGGAACACACGATGACCAGGTGGCTCGCGGCGGCGAGCGTGTCCAGGTCCATATCGCCCATGTCTTTGGTCTCGGCGGCGAAGCCGTGCTCGGCGGCCGCGGTCTCGACCTGCTCGGCGACGTATTCGGCGTTGCCGGTCTGGGTGCCGTACACCACCAGCAGCGACCGGGGACCGGACGCGGCCGGTTCGGGCTCGGCGGCCTGCGGCTGCGGGGCGGCTGCTCCGGTGGCGACGGCAGGGGTGGCCTGCGAGGCCTGGCCGGATGCCGGAACCACCTCCGAAGGCAGTCCGATGCGGGTGTTCAGTCCGGCGAGAAACCCTGCCAGCCAGGCCTTCTGTTCGCCTGTGAAGGGTACGTCCGCGGGAATGTGGGGCAGTTGCATGTCATCCGACCTTCGATTTGGATATGCGATTTGCGTCACTGTGATATATACCGGCCGCAATGGTAGCCGCGACATCCGGCACGGCTCTTGAGGCGAAGAGCTCATCGAAACCGGGCAGTCCGCCGAGCTTGGCACGGTTCACGGCGTCCTGGTGCAGTACCCAGCCGTACGTTGCCGGAGCATCGATCGACCGGACGTTTCGCAGTCGCAACGCGTTCTTGTAGTCGGTGACGCGTTTGTTGCCGATCAGGGCCGCGAGTTGCTCGTCGGCATAGCCGCAGAGGATGTCGCGGGCATACTTCTTGACCTTGCCGTTGAGTTCGAAATCCTCGGTCAGCACGAGGTTGCGCGCGGCCTTGGCCACGGCGGTGTCGTCCGCGGCGGGCGATGTGCGCCGCAGGCGGCGGGTGGCCACCTCGCGGGCGAGTTCGAACACGATGAACGCACCCAGGACCCGGAACGTCTGTTCGTCGTCGGTATGACCGAACTCCGGGGTCAGACCTTCGGCGACGGGTGCCCGGTGGCGGATCGAGATCTTCAGCTTGTGAACCTGGTCTCCGGCGATCGCGGTGGACAGCTCGTCCAGCAGCTCACGCCGGGTCAGCGTCGCCATGATGGTGTCGCTGTCCTGATGCTGCAGGAGGGCCTTGGGCATCGCGTAGCTGACGTAGTGACGTTCGGTCTCCCAGTTCTGGATGAGCCGGGTGGCCAGCGCCGAGCCGGTGGCCGCCGCGTGCATGTGCAGCAGGGTGCGGGCGGCGTGGTGATGGAACGGGGCGTACGGGTCGTCGACACCTGTGATGGCGCCCACGATCACCGAATCGGAGCTGATCCGCGAGTCCAGATCGCAGGCGGGATCGTATTGATAGAGGAAGCCGCCACTCATCCCGTTGGCCAGGCCCTTGCCGAAGCCGCCGAGATTGAACACCGCCCCGTTGGTCATGTACTCGCAGCCGTACTCGCCGAGACCTTCGACAACGGCCGTGGCACCGGAGTTGCGGACGGCGAACCGGTCCCCGGCCTCGCCCTCGACGAACAGTCGGCCACCGGTGGCGCCGAACAACGCGAAGTTGCCGACCAGCACGTTGCCGCCGACCGCGGGAGACCCGCCACCTGGGGACCGTACGATCACCGAGCCGCCCGACATCGACTTTCCGACACCGTCGTTGCAGGTGCCGGTGTGGACCATCGTCATGCCGTCGGTGCAGAAGGCCGCGTACGAAAGCCCCGCCGATCCGGTGGTGGGCACGGTGACGGTGTCGGCGTCCAGGTAGCGGCGGCCGCGGTCGTCGGTGTGTACCGGTCCGAGAGCTGCCGCGTCGGCATCGCCGATCTCGTAGTTGAGGATGCGTTCGATGTCGATGGCCAGCTGTGCGCCGACGCTCTTGTTGCGGTTGCCCAGATGCACCGGCTGGGTGGTCACCGCCGCCGACCCGCTGTCGAACAGCGTGTCGCGCACCTGCTCCAGGAGCCGGTCGTCGACCGCGTAGTCGCGTTCGAGGTACACCGGGTCGTCGATGTGCGGGTTGTCGACGACGGCCAGCAGCGCCCGGCTGCGCAGCGTGCCGACGAGTGCCGGATGGTCGATCACCGACAGCAGGTCGGCGCGTCCGCGCGCGGCCCGCAGGTCGGGCAGCCCGAGGCCGGCGAGGATCTCACGAACTTCGTGCGCGACGTTGAGCAGATACTGTGCCATCGCGCGCGGGTCGCCCTCGAACACCTCCGGGTTGGTGGTGAGTCCGGCCGGGCATTGGACATTGCAGTTCTTGGCGATGACGCAGCCGATCATCATCAGGGCTGCGGTGCCGAACTCGAAGCTGTCGGCGCCGAGCAACGCGGAGGTCACCACGTCGTGACCGGTCTGATGCGCCCCTGACGTGCGCAGGACGACCTTGTCGCGCAGACCGTTGGCGCACAGCGCCTGATGCACCTCGGCCAACCCGATCTCTGCGACTCTGCCCGCGTACCGCAGGCTGGTCACCGACGCGGCGCCGGTGCCCCCGGTGTTGCCGGCCACGTTGATGACGTCGGCGCCGGCTTTGGCCACGCCCACCGCGATGGTGCCGATGCCCTCGGACGACACCAGTTTCACGATCACCCGTACGCGTGCGGCCTTGCAGTCGTGGATCAGCTGCGCGAGATCCTCGATTGAGTAGGTGTCGTGGTGCGGGGGAGGTGAGACCAGCTCGACGCCGGGTGTGCCGCCGCGCGCCGCGGCGATCTCCACGGTGACCTTCGGCGCGGGGAGCTGTCCGCCCTCACCGGGTTTGGCGCCCTGTCCGATCTTGATCTCGAGTTCTTCGAGCATCGGGTCGGCCAGATAGCCCGACCAGATACCGAACCTGCCCGAGGCGAACTGTTTGATCCGCGAGGCGCGGATAGTGCCGTATCGCGACAGATGTTCGCCGCCCTCACCGCTGTTGGACAGTCCGCCCACCATGTTGGTGCCGTGCGCGACCGCCTCGTGGGCGGGGGCGACGAGCGCGCCGTGGCTCATCGCGCCCGATGCGAATGTGGCGGTGATCTCGTGGGCGGCGGATACCTGCTCCAGCTCGATCGGCGGACCGGCCGGGTGGGCCGCCAGGATGTCACGCAGGGCGCTGGGCCGTTCGGCGCGGGCCTGAGCGATGTCCTCGGTGAACGAGCGGTAGGCCGGGGTGATCCGGAAGGTGTCGATGGCCTCGTCGGACAGGCGGTCGAAGCCGCTGCCGCCGTATACCGATGCGTCGAGGCCGAATGCGGAGTCCAGACCGGCGAGGGTGAGCAGCGGCAGTGAGCCGGACGCGTCGGCGGCCTCGGCCTTCGCAGACACCTTGTCGGCCGACCGGTAGCTCAGCGGCTCGGCTGTGAGCCCCTCGTAGCGTTTGACCGCCTTGGTGCCGAACGAGTGGCCGGCGCCGCCGGCCCGCTCCTTGAACAGCCCGAGCAGCGGCAGATCTTTGTCGGAGGTGAGTACGGAGGCCTCGTCGGTGGCGTGGCGGTGCGCGTCCGCGAGGACCTCGGCGATGGCGTCGAGTCCGACGCCGCCGACCGGTGATAGGGAGCCCGGGAACCAGCGTCGCAGGTCGTCGTCGGCGGTGTCGAGGAAGTTGGGTTCGAAGAACTCTCCGCCGATGTAGCTCTCGACGGTGCACAGCCCGACCCGGCCCATCGTCTTCATCAGTGACTTCTCCGCGGCCTTGGCCCAGTTCCGGAAGGCCTGATCGGGGTCGGGTCGGGCGGCGGCCCGGCGTGCCACCGAATGCGGGTGCACGGCCGAGGCCCCGAATCCGAGCAGCGTGGCCAGGTGATGCGACGACTCGACCTGTCCGCTGTCCACGACCAGGGAGATCCGCAGGCGCAGCCCCTCGTCGATGAGCCGCTGGTTGATGGCCGAGACGACGAAGGTCATCGGCAGCGCCGCGTGGTGGGCGTCGACCCCGCGGTCGGTGATGACGGCGATACCGCCGCGGCGTTTGGCAAACGCCACGATCTCCTCGCAG contains:
- a CDS encoding glutamate synthase-related protein encodes the protein MKREQRTQDLLWHPSDEKSSCGVGFITRKDGVQSHDVIVKASEALCSVPHRGGMSAEGVGDGGGVSMDLSQAFFRKITGMPDLSLGRFCVGNFFLPAGAQDRAEHLIESTMTERGFSVLAVRDVPVNNSALRAAAVRHQLPIRQWVFAAPEPTPGPAELDLLVQQALLHIEAVGYTDPALAGLYPLSLSARTQVLKGRLSSPEVIGYFADLTDPDHAVHTLFFHTRFSTNTDPHPTMAQPFRFLAHNGELNTDKKNRIAQVTAAAAQRRRIVRPPGQSDSSRLDQTVATRVTEDGLDLVTAIVSMMPPAWENDSSLSPRVRAMFEYFSLYEEKNDGPAAVVFGNGSIIGARLDRLGLRPLRTLETNKYLCAFSEAGQIDVHPDSVIARGRVSAGGMIFYDHREHRTYTTDDAYEKLAAAADYPALLAAAKVDLDDLPEFEPGPVDGRAPVGPQGSVFLPPSGSQTPRSVSHPDEAGPTEPDLTDHQLFRSYYLDQESFRYFMDPMLDKGAELVSAMGFGNAINALSNIEPSITRYFSQRFAQVTNPPLDSIREADGMTLRVSLGIRPEVSGRDRRHDTLIRTRQIVLRSPILTAQHLWVLGAQAETPVSTFSALYPVGPADSGRAQLVTAIDHLCEEIVAFAKRRGGIAVITDRGVDAHHAALPMTFVVSAINQRLIDEGLRLRISLVVDSGQVESSHHLATLLGFGASAVHPHSVARRAAARPDPDQAFRNWAKAAEKSLMKTMGRVGLCTVESYIGGEFFEPNFLDTADDDLRRWFPGSLSPVGGVGLDAIAEVLADAHRHATDEASVLTSDKDLPLLGLFKERAGGAGHSFGTKAVKRYEGLTAEPLSYRSADKVSAKAEAADASGSLPLLTLAGLDSAFGLDASVYGGSGFDRLSDEAIDTFRITPAYRSFTEDIAQARAERPSALRDILAAHPAGPPIELEQVSAAHEITATFASGAMSHGALVAPAHEAVAHGTNMVGGLSNSGEGGEHLSRYGTIRASRIKQFASGRFGIWSGYLADPMLEELEIKIGQGAKPGEGGQLPAPKVTVEIAAARGGTPGVELVSPPPHHDTYSIEDLAQLIHDCKAARVRVIVKLVSSEGIGTIAVGVAKAGADVINVAGNTGGTGAASVTSLRYAGRVAEIGLAEVHQALCANGLRDKVVLRTSGAHQTGHDVVTSALLGADSFEFGTAALMMIGCVIAKNCNVQCPAGLTTNPEVFEGDPRAMAQYLLNVAHEVREILAGLGLPDLRAARGRADLLSVIDHPALVGTLRSRALLAVVDNPHIDDPVYLERDYAVDDRLLEQVRDTLFDSGSAAVTTQPVHLGNRNKSVGAQLAIDIERILNYEIGDADAAALGPVHTDDRGRRYLDADTVTVPTTGSAGLSYAAFCTDGMTMVHTGTCNDGVGKSMSGGSVIVRSPGGGSPAVGGNVLVGNFALFGATGGRLFVEGEAGDRFAVRNSGATAVVEGLGEYGCEYMTNGAVFNLGGFGKGLANGMSGGFLYQYDPACDLDSRISSDSVIVGAITGVDDPYAPFHHHAARTLLHMHAAATGSALATRLIQNWETERHYVSYAMPKALLQHQDSDTIMATLTRRELLDELSTAIAGDQVHKLKISIRHRAPVAEGLTPEFGHTDDEQTFRVLGAFIVFELAREVATRRLRRTSPAADDTAVAKAARNLVLTEDFELNGKVKKYARDILCGYADEQLAALIGNKRVTDYKNALRLRNVRSIDAPATYGWVLHQDAVNRAKLGGLPGFDELFASRAVPDVAATIAAGIYHSDANRISKSKVG
- the rho gene encoding transcription termination factor Rho codes for the protein MTDTDVITAPKSRARAGLSGMVLTELRALAGELGIKGTSGMRKGDLIAAIKERQGGADQLTLTADVPKSADEAKTVKAKAPRTTRATRTAKAPADADSVAPVRGDADRTSAATDNGTGQEPAVEARGSDSDRQEPGQKESGQKESGRNDGGKGETARADDQPSDGTQGEGRNNRNRNRNQQVQNNNQRNENQRGDNNQRNENQRGENQQGRNQSGGGQNGPRDDDEDGGRGGRRGRRFRERRRGRDRDSSPSGEPQISDDDVLQPVAGILDVLDNYAFVRTSGYLAGQNDVYVSMNLVRRYGLRRGDAVTGAVKVPKDGEQANQRQKFNPLARLDTVNGGDPDAARKRPEFNKLTPLYPNQRLRLETTPDRLDTRVIDLIMPIGKGQRALIVSPPKAGKTTILQDIANAITTNNPECHLMVVLVDERPEEVTDMQRSVKGEVIASTFDRPPSDHTSVAELAIERAKRLVEQGKDVVVLLDSITRLGRAYNNASPASGRILSGGVDSTALYPPKRFLGAARNIENGGSLTIIASALVETGSTGDTVIFEEFKGTGNAELKLDRKIAERRVFPAVDVNLSSTRKDELLLSPEEFAIVHKLRRVLSGLDSQQAIDLLISQLKKSKTNIEFLMQVQSNAPGAMKDD
- a CDS encoding ChuX/HutX family heme-like substrate-binding protein, coding for MPDSPDRTPDDSGTAGDHEVTGVTGHGCANASGCYCPGRARQTTSDLDTLLATPGFAGTVLDTPVTELAGTLPLLDRVVGVTVAGPVIMNDVGTHCAPVEMGGPLKFDDTHISLRINPRRLGKILVTEPAAHVPPTLRLFDTDGNTAHATYLTEQSDRLAFEALSLAVPAREDDAGSRDEQMPEPSSASVPDDDQIALFDAMLDDCGTQRLARLTRPDTTAAPRAVRVDSDQVIAALEHASLLGMRVTLCAVATGCLQVRHAVLDGCREHNGTMVIASGTARVMINFNLVEECWISWSQGACGPTGAIELYDRHGRCSFVATQTGPVAPITSEAWDQLISDLAA
- a CDS encoding sulfite reductase subunit alpha gives rise to the protein MQLPHIPADVPFTGEQKAWLAGFLAGLNTRIGLPSEVVPASGQASQATPAVATGAAAPQPQAAEPEPAASGPRSLLVVYGTQTGNAEYVAEQVETAAAEHGFAAETKDMGDMDLDTLAAASHLVIVCSTYGEGEMPDDAEDFWQEVAGPGAPRLDGTYFGVVALGDSIYDGFCQAGKNFDARLAELGAIRVIDRVDCDVDYQGPADDWVAEALPALAAAGAEPASAVAEPEAAEVPAPETAVTETAAPEIVIPEPGAPEPSDSPATEASAPKAPAKATGKSDWGRKNPYPATIVTNSVLSGATSAKEVRHIEISLGDSGIAYEPGDGISIAAVNDPAVVDLILKRIGATGDEVIKDRKTEHTLREALTHHYEIGVPTKYLVDYIAKRTNDPEIGHLVDTGDHEALDAWLYGRDVLDVLNVDPDLTITPEELIAELKPLAARVYSISSSPRVHSGSVHITMAAVRYRTGDRDRGGVCSTYLADRRAVGEQVGVYITPNKSFRLPADDAKVIMIGPGTGVAPFRAFLHERVSRGATGDNWLFFGDQHRSSDFIYADEFGQFVTDGVLTHLDLAFSRDQEHKVYVQNRMLEKGAEFFSWLESGAHVYVCGDATRMAHDVDEALHEIIAQHGKLSANDAETYISKLKSDKRYLRDVY